The Mucilaginibacter mallensis genome has a segment encoding these proteins:
- a CDS encoding bifunctional helix-turn-helix domain-containing protein/methylated-DNA--[protein]-cysteine S-methyltransferase, which translates to MNTQETINYNRIAEAINYIKLNFKDQPDLDQVAEKINLSPFHFQRLFTDWAGISPKKFIQYLSLEYAKGILKEKNATLFDTAYETGLSGTGRLHDLFINLVGMTPAEYKNGGAALNINYSFAESPFGNIIVASTPKGICYMAFADDRNEAFELLQQQFPNATYNQVTDTLQQNALFIFQKDWSQLSTIKLHLKGTDFQLKVWEALLKIPMGGLSTYSAIAQKIESPLANRAVGSAVGDNPVAFLIPCHRVIKSTGEIGQYHWGSTRKSAIIGWEAAQVDLIKSA; encoded by the coding sequence ATGAACACACAGGAAACCATAAATTACAACCGCATTGCCGAAGCGATAAATTATATAAAGCTGAACTTTAAAGATCAGCCCGACCTGGACCAGGTTGCCGAAAAGATAAACCTGAGCCCATTCCATTTTCAAAGATTGTTTACCGATTGGGCTGGTATCAGTCCCAAGAAATTCATCCAATACCTTAGCCTTGAATACGCAAAAGGTATTCTAAAAGAAAAAAACGCCACCCTGTTTGATACCGCCTATGAAACCGGCCTCTCGGGCACCGGCCGCCTGCACGATCTGTTTATTAATTTAGTGGGGATGACACCCGCCGAGTACAAAAACGGCGGTGCAGCACTTAACATTAACTATAGCTTTGCCGAAAGTCCGTTCGGGAACATTATTGTGGCATCAACCCCAAAAGGTATTTGCTATATGGCTTTCGCCGATGACCGGAACGAAGCATTTGAACTTTTACAACAACAATTCCCTAATGCAACGTACAACCAGGTAACCGATACCCTGCAGCAAAATGCGTTGTTTATTTTTCAGAAAGACTGGTCGCAGTTATCAACCATAAAGCTGCATTTAAAGGGCACCGATTTTCAGCTGAAGGTTTGGGAAGCCCTGCTTAAAATACCCATGGGCGGTTTAAGCACTTACTCAGCCATCGCCCAAAAAATTGAATCGCCATTGGCCAACAGGGCCGTGGGCAGCGCGGTAGGTGATAATCCCGTAGCATTCCTGATCCCCTGCCACCGGGTAATAAAATCGACCGGCGAGATTGGGCAATATCACTGGGGCAGCACACGCAAATCAGCCATTATAGGCTGGGAAGCAGCACAGGTGGATCTGATAAAATCAGCATAA
- a CDS encoding 2OG-Fe(II) oxygenase — MNIPSTIKTHNWDQATTDLNNTGYAILPEVLTAAECDELVQQYTNDTLFRKTVVMERHQYGKGEYKYYAYPLLPVIQQLRENVYPKLAPVANGWMDALNKPTRFPDTLAQLLEHCHANGQLKPTALILQYAKGGFNALHQDLYGDVFFPMQMVIFLDEVGKDYEGGEFVLIEQKPRAQSKAIVLKPAKGDMLIFTTNFRAAKGNNGYHRVNMKHGVSEITEGSRHTLGIIFHDAK; from the coding sequence ATGAACATACCGTCAACAATAAAGACTCATAACTGGGACCAGGCCACAACTGATCTTAACAACACCGGCTATGCCATATTGCCTGAAGTATTAACAGCTGCTGAATGCGATGAGTTGGTGCAGCAATACACCAACGATACCCTTTTCCGCAAAACGGTTGTAATGGAACGCCACCAGTATGGCAAAGGCGAATATAAATATTATGCATATCCCCTATTGCCCGTAATACAACAACTACGGGAAAATGTGTATCCCAAACTGGCGCCCGTAGCCAATGGATGGATGGATGCCCTGAATAAGCCAACCCGTTTTCCGGATACGTTAGCGCAGTTATTGGAGCATTGCCATGCAAACGGGCAGCTTAAACCAACGGCATTAATACTGCAGTATGCCAAAGGCGGTTTTAACGCCCTCCACCAGGATTTGTATGGCGATGTCTTCTTCCCCATGCAGATGGTTATATTTTTGGACGAGGTAGGTAAAGATTATGAGGGTGGCGAATTTGTATTGATAGAGCAAAAGCCAAGGGCGCAGTCGAAAGCCATAGTATTAAAACCAGCTAAGGGCGATATGCTGATATTCACCACTAATTTCAGGGCGGCAAAGGGTAATAATGGCTATCACCGGGTAAACATGAAACATGGTGTAAGCGAGATAACCGAAGGCAGCAGGCATACACTCGGCATTATTTTTCATGATGCAAAATGA
- a CDS encoding metallophosphoesterase produces the protein MHNRSGIFTFFLLIAAISLVFDWYVFSGLKTLTADWQSARMRKLTTWGYLVISVGITFLFVGGLESFNSAQGMTPYHEYTLSFFITFLITKIVFAIILFLGDSGRFVYGLVHGITHSAPKKTKGPYFPARRKFISEIAVITAAFPFTAFLYAMVAGKYDYKVHRQTIYYDELPDAFDGFTITQISDIHSGSFDNTHAVQKGINLANAQKSDLFVFTGDLVNNAAWEIEKYIDHFKQLKAPFGQFSILGNHDYGDYILWNNDAEKAANLVKLKQHHAELGYRLLMDENVVLEKGGQKISLIGVQNWGKGFIQLGDLDKALKGVDADAFKILLSHDPTHWEEKVRYHPTDIHLTLAGHTHGAQFGVETAGFRWSPVQYKYLDWAGLINQRNRYLYVNRGFGFLAFSGRLGIWPEITVITLKKKIA, from the coding sequence ATGCATAACAGAAGCGGTATATTTACCTTCTTTTTACTCATAGCTGCTATCAGCCTGGTATTTGATTGGTATGTTTTTTCAGGATTAAAAACCCTCACCGCCGACTGGCAATCAGCCCGCATGCGCAAGTTAACAACATGGGGCTACCTGGTAATATCTGTTGGTATAACTTTTTTATTTGTTGGCGGCCTTGAAAGTTTTAATTCCGCGCAGGGCATGACACCCTATCACGAGTATACGCTCAGTTTTTTTATTACTTTTCTCATCACTAAAATAGTTTTTGCTATCATACTTTTCCTCGGCGACTCTGGCAGGTTTGTTTATGGGCTGGTGCACGGGATCACTCATTCAGCGCCAAAAAAAACTAAGGGACCCTATTTTCCGGCAAGGCGCAAGTTTATAAGCGAAATTGCTGTAATAACCGCTGCTTTTCCCTTTACCGCATTTTTATATGCCATGGTAGCCGGAAAATACGACTACAAAGTACACAGGCAAACCATCTATTACGACGAACTGCCCGATGCTTTTGACGGCTTTACGATAACACAGATATCAGATATCCACTCCGGCAGTTTTGACAATACCCATGCCGTGCAAAAAGGCATAAACCTGGCCAACGCGCAAAAAAGCGACCTGTTTGTTTTTACCGGCGATCTGGTAAACAATGCCGCCTGGGAAATTGAAAAATACATTGATCATTTTAAACAGCTAAAAGCGCCATTCGGTCAGTTTTCCATACTCGGTAATCATGATTATGGCGATTATATTCTATGGAACAACGATGCCGAAAAAGCCGCTAACCTTGTTAAACTTAAACAGCACCATGCCGAGCTAGGCTATCGTTTATTAATGGATGAGAACGTAGTACTTGAAAAAGGCGGGCAAAAGATCTCCTTAATAGGGGTACAAAACTGGGGTAAGGGCTTTATACAACTCGGCGATCTGGATAAGGCGTTGAAAGGGGTTGACGCAGATGCCTTTAAAATACTACTATCGCATGATCCTACCCATTGGGAAGAAAAAGTGCGTTATCACCCTACTGATATCCATCTTACCCTGGCTGGTCATACACACGGCGCGCAGTTTGGTGTGGAAACAGCCGGTTTCAGGTGGAGCCCTGTACAGTACAAATACCTGGATTGGGCTGGCCTTATCAACCAAAGAAACCGCTACCTGTACGTGAACCGCGGCTTCGGCTTCCTGGCCTTCTCGGGCAGGCTCGGCATATGGCCGGAAATTACGGTTATAACACTGAAGAAGAAGATAGCATAA
- a CDS encoding lysophospholipid acyltransferase family protein — protein sequence MKIITTEEFAKATKLDKLKMPGLAAFLMELMKINQVNDLFAQAQPKQGIEFIDAILEGCGIKIEFDPRDLRNIPKTGGFIAIANHPYGGIEGMVLLKMLLTVRPDAKLMANFLLKKIPNLSDYFIAVNPFENIEHSSSISGLKNTLELLSQGTPIGIFPAGEVSTFKIETQQVTDRLWHPVVGKIIAKARVPVVPIYFHGNNGLLFNVLSIIHPALRTAKLPSELFNKQGDTITLRIGKPINVADYPEYNNSTKLLNFLRARTYALGTGLEEEKKLFNPRNLFKIKKLPEAFAPEMPANVLEKEVEPLRDTYRVWHEKNYEVFIVPTSVIPNIIREIGRLREITFREIGEGTNKAVDLDEYDIYYNHLFIWDTEAKLIVGAYRIGLGDEIFYSLGKNGFYVAELFKIKAQLIPVLKKSIELGRSFIRKEYQQKPLPLFLLWKGIFKFLIDNPRYRYLIGPVSISNSFSKFSKSLIVDYINRNHFDHEMAQYVKPRKKFKVDFSKIDTDVLMAGEDSFKNLDDLISEVETRSMKVPVLLRQYIALNANIICFNIDPKFADCLDGFLVLDFEKVPQEMLEKLAKNL from the coding sequence ATGAAAATAATCACCACCGAAGAATTTGCTAAAGCCACAAAACTGGATAAATTGAAAATGCCGGGGCTTGCAGCATTCCTGATGGAACTGATGAAAATAAACCAGGTGAACGACCTGTTTGCTCAGGCGCAACCCAAACAAGGTATTGAATTTATAGATGCTATTTTGGAAGGCTGCGGTATTAAAATAGAATTTGACCCGCGAGATCTTAGAAACATACCCAAAACCGGTGGATTTATAGCCATTGCCAACCATCCTTACGGTGGTATTGAGGGCATGGTACTTTTAAAGATGCTGCTTACCGTTAGGCCTGATGCCAAGCTGATGGCTAACTTTTTGCTTAAAAAGATCCCAAACCTGAGTGATTACTTTATTGCGGTAAACCCCTTTGAAAATATTGAACATTCATCAAGCATAAGTGGGTTAAAAAATACACTGGAGCTGTTATCACAAGGTACGCCGATTGGCATTTTCCCGGCGGGCGAGGTATCAACCTTTAAAATTGAAACACAACAGGTAACCGACAGGTTGTGGCACCCTGTTGTAGGTAAGATAATAGCTAAGGCCCGTGTACCGGTGGTTCCTATCTATTTCCATGGTAATAATGGCTTGCTGTTTAATGTACTGAGCATTATACATCCGGCATTACGCACGGCTAAACTGCCATCCGAATTGTTTAATAAACAAGGCGATACTATAACACTGCGTATAGGCAAACCTATTAACGTTGCCGATTATCCCGAATATAACAATAGCACTAAATTGCTTAATTTTTTAAGGGCACGCACCTATGCTTTAGGTACGGGGCTTGAGGAAGAGAAGAAACTTTTTAACCCGCGTAATCTTTTCAAAATTAAGAAGCTGCCTGAGGCTTTTGCACCTGAAATGCCGGCAAATGTTTTAGAGAAGGAAGTTGAACCCTTGCGTGATACCTACCGTGTTTGGCATGAGAAAAATTACGAGGTATTTATTGTACCTACATCGGTTATACCTAATATCATACGTGAGATAGGGCGCTTGCGGGAGATCACTTTCCGTGAAATAGGTGAGGGTACCAATAAAGCTGTCGACCTGGATGAATATGATATTTACTACAACCACCTGTTTATTTGGGATACCGAAGCAAAGCTGATTGTAGGCGCTTATCGTATAGGTTTGGGCGACGAGATATTTTACAGCCTGGGTAAAAATGGCTTTTATGTAGCCGAGTTGTTTAAGATTAAGGCGCAACTGATCCCTGTGCTTAAAAAAAGCATTGAATTGGGGCGTTCCTTTATTCGCAAGGAATATCAGCAAAAACCGTTGCCGCTGTTTTTATTATGGAAGGGCATATTTAAGTTTTTGATAGATAACCCACGCTACCGTTATCTGATAGGGCCGGTGAGTATCAGCAATTCATTCTCTAAATTCTCTAAGTCGTTGATTGTGGATTACATCAATCGTAACCACTTCGACCACGAGATGGCACAATATGTTAAGCCACGCAAAAAGTTTAAGGTTGATTTCTCGAAGATTGATACTGATGTGCTGATGGCGGGTGAAGATAGTTTTAAAAACCTCGACGACCTGATATCAGAAGTGGAAACCCGGAGCATGAAGGTGCCGGTATTGTTAAGGCAGTACATAGCGCTTAATGCCAACATCATCTGCTTTAACATCGACCCCAAATTTGCTGATTGCTTAGATGGTTTCCTGGTGCTTGATTTTGAGAAGGTACCGCAGGAGATGCTGGAGAAACTGGCGAAGAACCTTTAG
- a CDS encoding ComEA family DNA-binding protein: MKSHIKNYLSVTKKEWNGMVVLVILIALVLLLPYAYQFVRKDSTKINETDFNKAAALLSKAQSDSSAYKTPSDEKIANPVLFDFNPNNLTAAQWKQLGLSEHQIKIIINYTSKGGHFYRNTDLQKIYGITPDDYKRLEPYIDIPQKEEYASTKLKPGATVEVNTADSAQLTEVRGIGPSFAMRIIRYRDRLGGFYQKEQLKDVYGVDSVKYAEIADQLTLNSAAVTKLKINSISFESLRQFPYLTYKQANAVIQYRVQHGNYTSVSNMENIAIITPEILHKIEPYLSFK; encoded by the coding sequence ATGAAATCGCACATAAAAAATTACCTGTCTGTCACCAAAAAAGAATGGAACGGAATGGTTGTGCTGGTTATTTTAATTGCATTGGTGTTATTACTCCCCTACGCATATCAATTCGTCCGCAAAGATAGCACAAAAATTAACGAAACAGATTTTAACAAGGCGGCGGCCCTGTTAAGCAAAGCTCAATCTGATTCATCTGCATACAAAACACCTTCTGATGAAAAGATTGCAAACCCGGTGTTATTCGATTTCAACCCTAATAATTTAACTGCTGCGCAATGGAAACAACTGGGCCTAAGTGAGCATCAAATTAAGATCATCATAAACTATACCTCAAAAGGCGGCCACTTTTACCGCAATACAGATCTGCAAAAAATATACGGCATTACGCCCGATGATTATAAACGACTGGAACCTTATATCGATATCCCGCAAAAGGAGGAATATGCATCGACCAAATTAAAACCCGGCGCAACAGTAGAGGTAAATACTGCCGATTCTGCCCAGCTCACCGAGGTGCGGGGCATAGGTCCATCATTCGCCATGCGTATTATCCGCTACCGCGACAGACTGGGTGGCTTTTACCAAAAGGAACAACTAAAAGATGTTTATGGAGTTGATTCTGTAAAATACGCGGAGATCGCGGACCAGCTTACCCTTAACTCTGCGGCGGTAACTAAATTAAAGATCAACAGTATTTCATTTGAATCGTTAAGGCAATTCCCTTACCTTACTTATAAACAGGCAAATGCGGTTATACAATACCGCGTGCAGCATGGCAATTATACATCAGTAAGTAATATGGAGAATATTGCCATTATAACCCCGGAAATTTTGCATAAAATTGAGCCTTATTTAAGTTTTAAATGA
- a CDS encoding adenine phosphoribosyltransferase translates to MIADQIKAAVRDIPDFPKLGIIFKDITPILKDPSLCQGIVDAFAEKLADTKIDVIAGIESRGFLFGLMLAIKLGVPFVPVRKAGKLPYAIKQKVYELEYGTATIEMHTDAIEPGQYVLIHDDLLATGGTVTAASELIIELGGIISGFSFVIGLGFLNGKEKIEGLSDNIVVLAEY, encoded by the coding sequence ATGATAGCAGACCAAATTAAAGCGGCTGTACGCGATATACCGGATTTCCCGAAGCTGGGCATAATATTTAAGGACATTACCCCTATTTTAAAAGACCCATCCTTATGTCAGGGTATTGTTGATGCCTTTGCCGAAAAACTGGCCGATACCAAAATAGATGTGATAGCGGGCATTGAAAGTCGCGGGTTTTTATTTGGGCTGATGCTGGCTATAAAGCTGGGTGTACCCTTTGTACCCGTGCGTAAAGCTGGTAAACTGCCCTATGCTATCAAACAAAAAGTTTACGAACTGGAATATGGCACTGCCACCATTGAAATGCATACCGATGCCATTGAACCTGGTCAGTATGTTTTAATTCATGATGATTTGCTGGCTACAGGCGGTACTGTTACCGCTGCAAGTGAATTGATCATTGAACTAGGTGGTATTATTAGTGGATTTAGTTTTGTTATTGGCTTAGGATTTTTAAACGGGAAAGAGAAGATTGAGGGTTTGAGTGATAATATTGTGGTGCTGGCAGAGTATTAG